One stretch of Alphaproteobacteria bacterium DNA includes these proteins:
- a CDS encoding FecR domain-containing protein, which translates to MRSICLSLTLTVAACLCLWGPLAQAAEPIGLVKSAEGKATAFRDGKSTPLKAGDDLFKNDQLATDGQGALGLVLRDDTTLSLGPNSKLVLDDFVFDPAADKLGLNMRMAKGTFSVLTGQIAKLAPERTSIRTPVATIGIRGTRFLVEVEGGSDE; encoded by the coding sequence ATGCGTTCCATCTGCCTTAGCCTAACCCTGACTGTTGCAGCCTGCTTGTGCCTTTGGGGGCCGCTTGCCCAGGCCGCCGAACCGATTGGTTTGGTCAAGTCGGCCGAGGGCAAGGCCACGGCGTTCCGGGACGGCAAAAGCACGCCGCTGAAGGCGGGCGACGATCTGTTCAAGAACGATCAGCTTGCCACCGATGGGCAGGGGGCGCTGGGGCTGGTCCTCAGGGACGACACCACCTTGTCGCTGGGACCCAATTCCAAACTGGTGCTGGACGATTTCGTCTTCGATCCGGCTGCCGACAAGCTGGGGCTGAACATGAGAATGGCGAAGGGCACGTTTTCGGTGCTGACCGGCCAGATCGCCAAGCTGGCGCCGGAACGTACCAGTATCCGAACGCCGGTCGCCACCATCGGCATTCGCGGCACGCGTTTCCTGGTCGAAGTCGAGGGAGGCAGCGATGAATAA
- a CDS encoding NUDIX hydrolase, producing the protein MSGKRHAPWRVTNRQLELDAHPRLRVWRHEIALPDGREVKDFWRIEVPDFAMMAVWTHDGRLLLERHYRHGVGDVTLTLPAGGLEPGEEPLAAAKRELLEETGYLAENWRKLGDFVLGANGRFCKAHLFMAEGAVQIAQPDSGDLEDTELVFFSREQAVAALKNGEIAVLSCAATLAMALLEE; encoded by the coding sequence ATGAGCGGCAAGAGGCATGCGCCCTGGCGGGTCACCAACCGCCAGTTGGAATTGGATGCGCATCCCAGGCTGCGCGTCTGGCGCCACGAGATCGCCCTGCCCGATGGGCGTGAGGTCAAGGATTTCTGGCGCATCGAAGTGCCCGATTTCGCCATGATGGCCGTCTGGACCCATGATGGCCGCCTGCTCCTGGAGCGCCATTACCGCCATGGGGTGGGCGACGTCACCCTGACCCTGCCTGCGGGCGGGCTGGAGCCGGGCGAAGAGCCTTTGGCGGCGGCGAAGCGAGAATTGCTGGAGGAAACAGGATATCTGGCCGAGAACTGGCGCAAGCTGGGCGACTTCGTGCTGGGGGCCAATGGGCGCTTCTGCAAGGCCCATTTGTTCATGGCTGAGGGGGCCGTGCAGATCGCCCAGCCCGATTCGGGCGATTTAGAAGATACCGAGCTGGTTTTCTTTAGTCGCGAACAGGCCGTCGCCGCCTTGAAAAATGGGGAAATCGCCGTTCTGTCTTGCGCCGCCACCCTGGCCATGGCGCTGCTGGAGGAATGA
- a CDS encoding P-II family nitrogen regulator, whose amino-acid sequence MKFVMAIIKPFKLDEVREALMPLGIQGLTVSEVKGFGRQKGQTEIYRGAEYMVNFLPKVKIEVAVNDEMADRVVEAIQGAANTGKIGDGKVFVFDLKSAVRIRTGETDASAL is encoded by the coding sequence ATGAAGTTCGTAATGGCCATCATCAAGCCCTTCAAGCTCGACGAGGTTCGCGAAGCTCTGATGCCTTTGGGCATCCAGGGCCTGACCGTCAGCGAAGTGAAGGGCTTCGGACGTCAAAAAGGGCAAACCGAAATCTACCGTGGCGCCGAGTACATGGTGAATTTCCTGCCCAAGGTGAAAATCGAAGTCGCGGTCAACGACGAAATGGCTGATCGCGTGGTAGAGGCCATTCAAGGCGCTGCCAACACCGGCAAGATCGGCGACGGCAAAGTGTTCGTCTTCGACCTCAAGTCCGCCGTGCGCATCCGCACCGGCGAGACCGACGCCAGCGCTCTTTAG
- a CDS encoding arginine--tRNA ligase has translation MSNCFRLFERVVKDALSSILPKDIDPARIAVEPPRDSAHGDMATNAAMVLSKQAKMNPKALALQLAEKLRQHPDIVSVEVAGPGFINWRLSDAFWRAQLSAILKAGTSWGDSDIGKGQKVNVEYVSANPTGPMHIGHARGAVVGDALAALLEKAGHDVAREYYINDAGAQVDVLARSAHLRYREALGENIGPIPEGLYPGEYLIGAGQALAKAHGDKWRNAPEAEWLAAFRLFAVDAMMDMIRDDLAALGVKHDVFTSERAMVDSGAVDAALKNLEERGLIYTGVLEPPKGKTPDDWEPRPQTLFKATDFGDDVDRPLKKSDGSWTYFASDIAYHKGKFERGFPVMIDVWGADHGGYVKRLQAAVKAITEGQGSLDVKLCQMVSLLKNGEPYKMSKRAGTFVTLRDLIDEVGKDVVRFIMLTRKNDAQLDFDLDKALEQSRDNPVFYVQYAHARACSVARHGAEMFPDRDLSDAALSGVDLSSLQDADEMALIRLMAAWPRLVESAAESHEPHRVAYYLADLAAAFHGLWNRGRDEAQLRFLIGEKPDLSLARLALVRAVALVAASGLKVFGVEPVLEMR, from the coding sequence ATGAGCAATTGTTTTCGACTGTTCGAGCGCGTCGTCAAGGATGCGCTGTCTTCCATCCTTCCCAAGGACATCGATCCGGCGCGCATTGCCGTCGAGCCGCCCCGCGACAGCGCGCACGGCGACATGGCGACCAACGCCGCCATGGTGCTGTCCAAGCAGGCCAAGATGAATCCCAAGGCGCTGGCCCTGCAATTGGCCGAGAAACTGCGTCAGCATCCCGATATCGTGTCGGTCGAGGTGGCGGGTCCCGGCTTTATCAATTGGCGTCTTTCCGATGCTTTCTGGCGCGCCCAACTGTCGGCCATTCTGAAAGCGGGGACCAGTTGGGGTGATTCCGACATCGGCAAGGGCCAGAAGGTGAATGTCGAATATGTCTCGGCCAATCCCACCGGCCCCATGCATATCGGGCATGCCCGCGGCGCCGTGGTCGGCGACGCGCTGGCGGCGCTTTTGGAAAAGGCGGGCCATGACGTGGCCCGCGAATATTACATCAACGACGCGGGCGCCCAGGTCGATGTGTTGGCCCGCTCGGCGCATCTGCGTTACCGCGAGGCCCTGGGCGAAAATATCGGCCCGATCCCGGAGGGGCTTTACCCAGGCGAATATCTGATAGGGGCGGGCCAAGCGCTGGCCAAGGCGCATGGCGACAAATGGCGAAATGCGCCCGAGGCCGAATGGCTGGCGGCTTTCCGCCTTTTCGCCGTCGACGCCATGATGGACATGATCCGCGACGATCTGGCGGCGCTGGGCGTCAAGCACGACGTCTTCACGTCGGAACGCGCCATGGTGGATTCAGGCGCGGTGGACGCGGCGCTGAAAAATCTGGAAGAGCGCGGCCTGATCTATACCGGCGTGCTGGAACCGCCCAAGGGAAAAACGCCCGACGATTGGGAACCCAGGCCGCAGACCTTGTTCAAGGCCACCGACTTCGGCGACGACGTGGATCGTCCGCTCAAGAAATCGGATGGGTCCTGGACCTATTTCGCCTCCGACATCGCCTATCACAAGGGCAAGTTCGAGCGCGGCTTTCCTGTCATGATCGACGTCTGGGGCGCTGACCATGGCGGTTACGTCAAACGTTTGCAGGCCGCCGTGAAAGCCATCACCGAAGGCCAAGGTTCGCTGGACGTGAAATTGTGCCAGATGGTGAGTCTGCTGAAAAACGGCGAACCCTACAAGATGAGCAAGCGGGCAGGGACCTTCGTGACGCTTCGCGACCTGATCGACGAAGTGGGCAAGGACGTGGTGCGTTTCATCATGCTGACCCGCAAGAACGACGCGCAACTTGATTTCGATCTGGACAAGGCGCTGGAACAAAGCCGAGACAACCCGGTTTTTTACGTCCAATACGCCCATGCCAGGGCCTGTTCGGTGGCGAGGCACGGGGCCGAAATGTTTCCGGACCGCGATCTGTCGGATGCGGCCCTTTCCGGCGTCGATCTGTCTAGCCTGCAAGACGCCGACGAGATGGCCTTGATCCGCCTGATGGCCGCCTGGCCCAGGCTGGTCGAATCGGCTGCCGAGTCGCACGAACCACACCGTGTCGCCTACTATTTGGCCGATCTGGCGGCGGCTTTTCATGGCCTGTGGAATCGGGGTCGCGATGAGGCTCAACTGCGCTTTTTGATTGGCGAAAAGCCCGATTTGTCCTTGGCCCGTCTAGCCTTGGTGCGCGCCGTGGCTCTTGTGGCCGCCTCGGGTCTTAAGGTATTCGGGGTGGAACCTGTGTTGGAGATGCGCTGA
- a CDS encoding cold-shock protein, with protein sequence MATGTVKWFNGTKGFGFIQPDEGGADVFVHISAVERAGLRGLNEGQKVSFDLERGKTGKMAAANLKAL encoded by the coding sequence ATGGCGACTGGTACTGTTAAGTGGTTCAATGGCACTAAGGGTTTTGGTTTCATTCAGCCTGACGAAGGTGGGGCCGATGTTTTCGTGCACATCTCGGCGGTTGAGCGCGCTGGTCTGCGCGGCCTGAACGAAGGTCAGAAGGTTTCCTTCGACCTCGAGCGCGGCAAGACCGGAAAGATGGCTGCTGCCAATCTGAAGGCGCTCTAA
- a CDS encoding OmpA family protein encodes MNKRFVFSLLALLLLSACSGDRIVLLPDPDGKVGKVEIVTKGGSQVMDRPQTVTSVSSATSKPDAPEAISDKEIQSGWGKALAVMPPPPETFILYFMSGTSDLTVASEQALPGIIAKMKQRPVLHIVVAGHADAVGSDEANIAVSRDRARVVRDLLIKAGAPPSVFEVSSHGKRNPLVKTPDGVSEPRNRRVTVTVQ; translated from the coding sequence ATGAATAAGCGCTTTGTCTTCTCTCTGCTGGCCTTGCTGCTGCTCAGCGCCTGTTCAGGCGATCGCATCGTCTTGCTGCCCGATCCTGACGGCAAAGTCGGCAAGGTGGAAATCGTCACCAAGGGCGGATCGCAAGTGATGGACAGGCCGCAGACCGTCACCTCGGTCTCCAGCGCCACCTCGAAACCCGATGCGCCCGAAGCGATTTCGGACAAGGAAATCCAATCAGGCTGGGGCAAGGCGCTGGCCGTGATGCCGCCGCCGCCCGAAACCTTCATCCTCTATTTCATGTCGGGCACGTCGGACCTGACGGTTGCGTCCGAGCAAGCGCTGCCCGGCATCATCGCCAAGATGAAGCAGCGACCGGTTTTGCATATCGTGGTGGCCGGACATGCCGACGCCGTGGGATCGGACGAGGCCAATATCGCCGTCTCGCGCGACCGTGCTCGCGTCGTGCGCGATCTGTTGATCAAGGCCGGAGCGCCGCCTTCGGTCTTCGAAGTGTCCTCGCATGGCAAGCGCAACCCGCTGGTCAAAACGCCGGATGGCGTTTCAGAACCCAGGAACCGGCGGGTGACGGTGACGGTCCAGTAA
- a CDS encoding RidA family protein, with protein sequence MHETILPEGWPKPKGYSNAILAAKGRVLFLAGQVGWDSATETFASDQIAPQFEQALKNILSLVRTAGGKPEDICKITAFCCDRDAYLAARPDLGRIWKAQMGHHYPCMSMIFVSDLLDHPGKIELEATAVIPD encoded by the coding sequence ATGCATGAGACGATTCTTCCTGAGGGCTGGCCGAAGCCCAAAGGCTATTCAAACGCCATCCTGGCCGCCAAGGGCCGGGTGCTGTTCCTGGCTGGGCAGGTGGGCTGGGACAGCGCAACCGAGACCTTCGCCTCGGACCAGATCGCGCCGCAATTCGAACAGGCGCTGAAGAACATCCTGTCGCTGGTCAGGACCGCCGGTGGAAAGCCGGAAGACATTTGCAAGATAACCGCATTTTGCTGCGACCGGGACGCCTATCTGGCCGCCAGGCCCGATCTGGGGCGCATCTGGAAAGCGCAGATGGGGCATCATTACCCTTGCATGAGCATGATTTTCGTGTCCGATCTGCTGGATCATCCCGGCAAGATCGAGTTGGAAGCCACCGCCGTCATTCCCGATTAA
- a CDS encoding GGDEF domain-containing protein, producing MLLIFLAIICLSGAAVVIVGNWVQDRSVHEIAAAESKRTAGLIFQHLYSVMRKGWTSEEVRDVITRINATLPDVHVLVVRSEQVARQFGEDDENRKLRLQDAIVAQSLADGQERLISEGETLRFVYPLPVQDECVGCHSNAMPGSINGVIDIHFPVSKLRVPLEFTMHTVISVFVVVFLVLFVLVLANVRFLIAKPIIKLTQDIDAIVKSHDLTKRAQGRSFLWLHEVRSLAGNFNRMMAKLQHSHEELSRLSITDPLTGLKNRRHFEELFAEELLRAERYRHQVALIMIDLDGFKAVNDTWGHAVGDEILRRVAHVMSSHVRTVDIVTRLGGDEFAVLVPETGREGAANLAAKLSELISAQRIEMDGGKFASVGASAGIATYPEDGASQEDVKKCADDAMYEEKKLRKAKHQ from the coding sequence ATGCTGCTGATCTTTCTGGCGATCATCTGCCTGTCTGGCGCCGCCGTCGTGATCGTCGGGAATTGGGTTCAGGACCGTTCGGTCCATGAGATCGCCGCAGCGGAATCCAAGCGCACGGCGGGACTGATCTTTCAGCATCTCTATTCCGTCATGCGCAAGGGATGGACGAGCGAGGAAGTCAGGGATGTCATCACGCGCATCAACGCCACCTTGCCAGATGTCCATGTCTTGGTGGTGCGCTCGGAACAGGTCGCCCGGCAATTTGGGGAAGACGACGAAAACCGCAAGCTGCGCCTGCAAGACGCCATCGTCGCCCAGTCTCTGGCCGATGGCCAGGAACGGCTGATTTCAGAGGGCGAAACGCTTAGGTTCGTTTACCCCCTGCCGGTCCAGGACGAATGCGTCGGCTGCCACAGCAACGCCATGCCAGGATCGATCAACGGCGTGATCGACATTCATTTTCCAGTCAGCAAGCTGCGCGTTCCCCTGGAATTCACCATGCATACGGTGATCAGCGTTTTTGTCGTCGTCTTCCTGGTGCTTTTCGTTCTCGTGCTGGCCAATGTCCGCTTTCTGATCGCCAAGCCGATCATCAAACTGACGCAGGATATCGACGCCATCGTCAAGAGCCACGATCTGACCAAGCGCGCCCAGGGGCGCTCATTTCTGTGGCTGCACGAAGTTCGTTCGCTGGCGGGCAACTTCAACCGGATGATGGCGAAGCTGCAGCACAGCCATGAAGAACTGTCGAGACTGTCGATTACCGACCCGCTGACCGGGCTGAAGAACCGTCGCCACTTCGAGGAACTGTTTGCCGAGGAGCTTCTGCGGGCCGAAAGATATCGCCATCAGGTGGCGTTGATCATGATCGATCTGGACGGATTCAAGGCCGTCAACGACACATGGGGCCATGCGGTGGGTGACGAGATACTAAGACGCGTCGCTCATGTCATGTCCTCGCATGTGCGCACAGTCGATATCGTGACGCGCCTGGGCGGCGACGAATTCGCCGTGCTGGTGCCTGAAACCGGACGCGAGGGAGCCGCCAATCTGGCGGCCAAGCTGTCCGAACTGATTTCGGCGCAACGAATCGAAATGGACGGCGGCAAATTCGCGTCCGTGGGCGCCAGCGCCGGTATAGCCACCTATCCCGAAGACGGGGCCAGCCAGGAAGATGTAAAGAAATGCGCCGACGACGCCATGTATGAGGAAAAGAAGTTACGCAAGGCCAAGCACCAATAA
- a CDS encoding ammonium transporter has protein sequence MPRTLTSAAVAVPALLASALAWAEEAAPAAAPAAEAAVEAVAEAAAAAAPTLNSGDTAWMLVSSILVLMMLIPGLALFYGGMVRKKNVLAMLMQNFMAASLLSVVWFVIGYSLAFTEGNAFIGGFGRLMLGGVDPSTLSGTIPETVFAMFQGTFAIITPALIIGGFADRMKFGPMLAFLVLWMLGVYIPVAHMVWGPGGLMLGMGTMDFAGGTVVHINAGVAGLVAAIVIGKRKGYGTEHLAPHNLVLSMIGASMLWVGWFGFNAGSALSAGGLAGYVMANTHLATAAAAVAWTFGEWILKGKPSLLGAVSGAVAGLVAITPACGFVDLKGALIIGLLAGLICLWGVTGLKHMFGYDDALDCFGVHGVGGILGAILTGVFAVSTIGGEGKSGLIDGNAGQVVTQLISVAITIAWTAIGSFVILKVLDLTVGLRVSEEAEREGLDLACHGETIHS, from the coding sequence ATGCCCCGTACCCTTACCAGCGCAGCGGTTGCCGTTCCGGCCCTGCTGGCCTCGGCGCTCGCCTGGGCCGAGGAAGCCGCTCCCGCAGCCGCCCCCGCCGCCGAAGCCGCAGTTGAAGCCGTGGCCGAAGCCGCAGCGGCCGCCGCTCCCACCCTCAATTCGGGCGACACTGCCTGGATGCTGGTTTCCAGCATTCTGGTTCTCATGATGCTGATCCCCGGCCTCGCCCTCTTCTACGGCGGCATGGTGCGCAAGAAGAACGTGCTGGCCATGCTGATGCAGAACTTCATGGCGGCTTCGCTGCTGTCGGTGGTCTGGTTCGTCATCGGCTATTCGCTGGCCTTCACCGAAGGCAACGCCTTCATCGGCGGTTTCGGTCGCCTGATGCTGGGCGGCGTCGATCCCAGCACGCTGTCGGGCACCATTCCCGAGACCGTGTTCGCCATGTTCCAGGGCACCTTCGCCATCATCACCCCGGCCCTCATCATCGGCGGCTTCGCCGACCGCATGAAGTTCGGCCCGATGCTGGCATTCCTGGTTTTGTGGATGCTGGGCGTCTACATCCCCGTCGCCCACATGGTTTGGGGTCCGGGCGGCTTGATGCTGGGCATGGGCACGATGGACTTCGCTGGCGGCACGGTGGTGCACATCAATGCCGGCGTGGCTGGCTTGGTGGCCGCCATCGTCATCGGCAAGCGCAAGGGCTACGGCACCGAACATCTGGCTCCGCACAACTTGGTGCTGTCGATGATCGGCGCCTCGATGCTGTGGGTCGGCTGGTTCGGCTTCAACGCCGGTTCGGCTCTCTCGGCGGGCGGTCTGGCTGGCTATGTCATGGCCAACACCCACCTTGCCACCGCGGCTGCGGCCGTGGCCTGGACCTTCGGCGAGTGGATCTTGAAGGGCAAGCCCAGCCTGCTGGGCGCCGTGTCGGGCGCGGTGGCCGGTCTGGTCGCCATTACCCCGGCCTGCGGCTTCGTCGATCTCAAGGGCGCTTTGATCATCGGTCTGCTGGCCGGTCTGATCTGCCTTTGGGGCGTCACTGGCCTGAAGCACATGTTCGGCTATGACGATGCGCTGGATTGCTTCGGCGTCCATGGCGTCGGCGGCATCCTGGGCGCCATCCTGACCGGCGTGTTCGCGGTGTCGACCATTGGCGGCGAAGGCAAGAGCGGCCTGATCGACGGCAATGCCGGACAGGTGGTGACGCAGCTGATCAGCGTCGCGATCACCATCGCCTGGACCGCCATCGGCAGCTTCGTGATCTTGAAGGTTCTCGATCTGACCGTGGGCCTCAGGGTTTCGGAAGAAGCCGAACGCGAAGGTCTCGACTTGGCTTGCCACGGCGAAACCATCCACAGCTAA
- the infA gene encoding translation initiation factor IF-1, whose translation MAKEDLIEFDGIVDEVLPDAHFRVKLDTGHEVMAYMSGRMKKNRIRILAGDRVTVEMTPYDLTKARINFRHKDEKASASTGPARRPPQKRW comes from the coding sequence ATGGCAAAGGAAGACCTGATCGAGTTCGACGGCATCGTCGACGAAGTACTGCCCGACGCTCATTTTCGGGTAAAGCTGGATACCGGCCATGAAGTGATGGCCTATATGTCGGGCCGCATGAAGAAGAACCGCATCCGCATTCTGGCGGGTGATCGCGTGACCGTGGAAATGACCCCCTACGACCTGACCAAGGCCCGCATCAACTTCCGTCACAAGGACGAAAAGGCCTCGGCTTCCACGGGCCCGGCGCGCCGTCCGCCGCAGAAGCGCTGGTAG
- a CDS encoding DUF1178 family protein, with product MIRYSLSCSKGHLFEDWFDNMADYDAKAAKKKLVCPECGDKKVAKALMAPSIGSSAAQAPAPSCGVGGGGCGGCPMAGMHG from the coding sequence ATGATCCGCTACAGCCTGTCTTGCAGCAAGGGCCACCTTTTCGAGGATTGGTTTGACAATATGGCCGATTACGACGCCAAGGCGGCCAAGAAGAAGCTGGTCTGCCCGGAATGCGGCGACAAGAAAGTGGCCAAGGCCCTGATGGCGCCCAGCATCGGTTCCAGCGCCGCCCAGGCCCCCGCCCCTTCCTGCGGCGTTGGCGGCGGCGGATGCGGCGGTTGCCCCATGGCGGGCATGCACGGGTAA
- a CDS encoding acyl-CoA dehydrogenase: MSAPKSGFKWEDPFLFEDQLTEDERLIQDAARAYCQDKLMPRIIEANRHEKFDRAIMNEMGELGFLGSTLPEKYGCAATNYVAYGLVAREVERVDSGYRSAMSVQSSLVMYPIYAYGTEEQRMKYLPKLATGEWVGCFGLTEPDHGSDPGSMKTRAVKTASGYVLNGSKMWITNSPIADVFVVWAKLDGVIRGFVLERGMKGLSAPKIEGKFSLRASITGEIVMDNVEVPEDSLLPNVEGLKGPFGCLNRARYGIAWGALGAAEFCWMAARQYTMDRKQFGRPLAANQLIQWKLANMQTEITLGLQSCLRVGRLFDENRMAPEMISLIKRNSCGKSLEIARVARDMHGGNGVADEFHVIRHVMNLEAVNTYEGTHDVHALILGRAQTGIQAFSA, encoded by the coding sequence ATGTCTGCACCCAAGTCCGGCTTCAAGTGGGAGGATCCCTTCCTGTTCGAGGATCAGTTGACCGAGGACGAACGGCTGATTCAGGACGCGGCCCGCGCCTACTGCCAGGACAAGCTGATGCCGCGCATCATCGAGGCGAATCGCCACGAGAAGTTCGACCGCGCCATCATGAATGAAATGGGCGAGTTGGGCTTTCTGGGATCGACCCTGCCCGAAAAATACGGCTGCGCCGCCACCAATTACGTCGCCTACGGCCTTGTGGCCCGCGAGGTCGAGCGCGTCGATTCGGGCTATCGTTCGGCCATGAGCGTGCAGTCCAGCCTCGTGATGTATCCGATCTACGCCTACGGCACCGAAGAGCAGCGCATGAAGTATCTGCCCAAATTGGCGACCGGCGAATGGGTGGGCTGTTTCGGTCTGACCGAACCCGATCACGGGTCCGACCCCGGCAGCATGAAGACGCGCGCCGTCAAGACAGCCAGCGGCTATGTGCTGAACGGCTCGAAGATGTGGATCACCAATTCGCCGATCGCCGATGTTTTCGTGGTTTGGGCGAAACTGGACGGCGTCATCCGCGGATTCGTGCTGGAGCGTGGCATGAAGGGATTGAGCGCGCCCAAGATCGAGGGCAAGTTCTCACTTCGCGCCTCGATCACCGGCGAAATCGTCATGGACAATGTCGAAGTGCCGGAAGACAGCTTGCTGCCCAATGTGGAAGGCTTGAAGGGTCCCTTCGGCTGTTTGAACCGTGCCCGCTACGGCATTGCCTGGGGTGCCTTGGGCGCCGCCGAATTCTGCTGGATGGCGGCACGCCAATATACGATGGACAGAAAGCAATTCGGTCGCCCCCTGGCGGCCAATCAGTTGATCCAGTGGAAGCTGGCCAATATGCAGACCGAGATCACGCTGGGGCTGCAAAGTTGCCTGCGGGTGGGACGTCTGTTCGATGAGAACCGCATGGCCCCCGAGATGATCTCTCTGATAAAGCGCAATAGTTGCGGAAAGTCGCTGGAAATCGCCCGCGTTGCCCGCGACATGCATGGCGGCAATGGCGTGGCTGACGAATTCCACGTCATCCGCCATGTGATGAATCTGGAAGCTGTGAACACTTATGAAGGCACGCATGACGTCCATGCCCTGATCCTGGGCCGGGCGCAGACTGGCATTCAGGCCTTTTCCGCCTGA
- a CDS encoding deoxyguanosinetriphosphate triphosphohydrolase encodes MPNASDLAIFASKAADSRGRLYPEAESRTRSAFQRDRDRIIHSAAFRRLQYKTQVFVYHEGDNFRTRLTHSLEVAQIARSISRQLKLDEDLAEALALAHDLGHPPFGHAGEDALKEAMLPFGGFDHNAQSLRVVTSLETRYPGFDGLNLAWETLEGLVKHNGPLTGAMSAYIGEYQARHDLELATWPSAEAQVAALSDDIAYNNHDVEDGLRAGLFSLDDLKPISIVGPMVEDIAARHPGLDQARLIHTVVRELIGAMVEDLVAETQRRIGEFGPRSAAEVRALGRPLAGFSVQMQQADRELKKFLFAHMYRHYKVNRMTSKARRVVRDLFALFLAEPECLPEEWRVRASVKNSPETALLVCDYVAGMTDRFALEEHRRLFDLQVTP; translated from the coding sequence ATGCCCAACGCATCCGATTTAGCCATCTTCGCCAGCAAGGCCGCCGACAGCCGGGGACGTCTCTATCCCGAGGCGGAAAGCCGTACCCGATCGGCCTTTCAGCGCGACCGCGACCGCATCATTCATTCGGCGGCCTTCCGCCGCCTGCAATACAAGACCCAGGTTTTCGTCTATCACGAAGGCGATAATTTCCGCACCCGCCTGACCCATTCGCTGGAAGTGGCGCAGATCGCCCGCTCGATCAGCCGCCAGTTGAAGTTGGACGAGGATCTGGCCGAGGCCCTGGCCCTGGCCCATGATCTGGGCCATCCGCCCTTCGGCCATGCGGGCGAGGATGCGCTGAAGGAAGCCATGCTGCCCTTCGGCGGCTTCGATCACAATGCGCAAAGCCTGCGCGTGGTCACCTCGCTGGAAACCCGCTATCCCGGCTTCGACGGCCTCAATCTGGCCTGGGAGACGTTGGAAGGGCTGGTCAAGCACAACGGCCCGCTGACCGGGGCGATGTCGGCCTATATCGGCGAATATCAGGCGCGGCACGATCTGGAACTGGCGACTTGGCCCTCGGCCGAGGCGCAGGTGGCGGCCTTGTCCGACGACATCGCCTACAACAATCACGATGTGGAAGACGGCCTCAGGGCCGGATTGTTCTCGCTGGACGATCTGAAACCGATCTCCATCGTGGGGCCGATGGTCGAAGACATTGCGGCAAGGCATCCCGGCTTGGACCAAGCCCGCCTTATCCATACGGTGGTGCGTGAGCTGATCGGCGCCATGGTGGAAGACTTGGTGGCCGAAACGCAAAGAAGGATCGGCGAATTTGGACCGCGAAGCGCTGCCGAGGTGCGCGCCCTGGGCCGCCCGTTGGCGGGCTTTTCGGTTCAGATGCAACAAGCCGACCGCGAGCTTAAGAAATTCCTGTTCGCCCACATGTATCGGCATTACAAGGTCAACCGCATGACCAGCAAGGCCAGGCGCGTGGTGCGCGATCTGTTCGCCTTGTTCCTGGCCGAGCCGGAATGCCTGCCCGAGGAATGGCGGGTCAGGGCCAGCGTCAAGAATTCCCCCGAAACAGCCCTTCTGGTTTGCGACTATGTGGCCGGCATGACCGACCGTTTCGCGCTGGAAGAGCATCGCCGTTTATTCGATCTTCAGGTTACCCCATGA